A part of Sulfurimonas sp. HSL-1716 genomic DNA contains:
- a CDS encoding c-type cytochrome, with protein sequence MKNIIVGILTIVIFGLMLFTYIGGGAYNGGNRGKVIENIAQITAQQKASAASEEMMNKKEDNKEQDKLTALREKAGNSGAFKVSQAYKSKCSSCHGVNGSGEQNGKKLIGPKLFGLTTEQVYKNLSDFKSGRRENLVMRGLLLKLTDDDLKKFAEEIGDFPRRAQELNK encoded by the coding sequence ATGAAAAATATAATTGTAGGAATTTTAACGATCGTAATATTTGGACTGATGCTTTTTACTTACATAGGCGGCGGAGCATATAACGGCGGTAATCGCGGAAAAGTAATTGAAAACATTGCACAAATAACCGCTCAGCAAAAAGCATCTGCGGCATCTGAGGAGATGATGAATAAAAAAGAAGACAATAAAGAGCAGGACAAATTGACGGCGTTAAGAGAAAAAGCCGGTAACAGCGGAGCGTTTAAAGTGAGCCAGGCATATAAAAGCAAATGTTCTTCTTGTCATGGGGTGAACGGTTCAGGAGAACAAAACGGCAAAAAACTTATCGGTCCTAAACTATTTGGTCTGACCACGGAACAGGTTTATAAAAATCTGAGCGATTTTAAATCCGGAAGAAGAGAGAACCTTGTAATGAGAGGTCTGCTGCTTAAACTTACGGACGACGATCTTAAAAAGTTTGCTGAAGAGATAGGTGATTTCCCAAGAAGAGCCCAAGAGCTTAACAAGTAA
- a CDS encoding nitrous oxide reductase family maturation protein NosD — translation MLKAIIIVFFLLLNVLYANVLQEAIDNAPAGSIIKLPAGVYKGKITIDKPLSIIGKEAGVVIDGGEKGTVITVKSSFVTLKNLNIVGSGDRHEKVDAAVSVVGGKQCEISHCNIKDCLFGIDFQMVSNSIISDNNITSKNYELGLRGDGLRLWYSNDNIIKGNRLKKSRDVVVWYSHGNEIEDNYSEYCRYSLHFMYAGKNIVKNNHYQYNSVGIFFMYSQDTIAEGNVIKSSLGATGMGIGLKDVSNFTLKNNTVIYCAQGIYIDRSPFEPNTHNWMIGNKILYNAEAIHFHSLSENNVIKDNIIAGNIEDVVNDSRGSRSNENEIAGNYWDKYEGFDKNGDNIGDTPHKVYQYADQLWVYNPSVKFFYGSPVISLLNFLAKLAPFTKPLFLLEDKKPIVRVGG, via the coding sequence ATGTTAAAAGCGATAATCATTGTTTTCTTTTTACTGTTAAACGTATTATATGCGAACGTACTTCAAGAAGCTATTGACAATGCGCCCGCAGGTTCTATAATCAAACTTCCTGCAGGAGTATATAAGGGAAAGATTACGATCGATAAGCCGCTTAGCATTATCGGTAAGGAAGCCGGCGTCGTTATCGACGGAGGAGAGAAAGGAACGGTCATAACCGTCAAAAGCTCTTTTGTAACGCTCAAAAACCTAAACATAGTGGGCAGCGGCGACAGACATGAAAAAGTGGATGCAGCCGTTTCCGTGGTTGGCGGCAAACAGTGCGAGATCAGTCATTGTAATATAAAAGATTGTCTTTTCGGAATAGATTTTCAAATGGTTAGCAATTCGATCATATCTGATAACAACATAACTTCAAAAAACTATGAACTCGGGTTAAGAGGTGATGGTTTGAGGCTATGGTACAGTAATGACAATATAATAAAGGGCAACCGTTTGAAAAAATCTCGTGACGTAGTCGTTTGGTATTCGCATGGAAACGAGATAGAAGACAATTACAGCGAATACTGCAGATATTCTCTGCATTTTATGTATGCGGGTAAGAATATTGTAAAAAACAATCATTACCAGTATAACTCGGTGGGTATATTTTTTATGTACTCACAAGATACTATTGCAGAAGGAAACGTGATCAAAAGTTCTTTGGGTGCCACGGGCATGGGAATAGGTCTAAAAGATGTTTCGAACTTTACTCTTAAAAATAATACCGTGATCTACTGTGCTCAGGGTATATATATCGACAGATCGCCTTTTGAACCAAACACCCACAACTGGATGATAGGCAACAAGATTCTCTATAATGCCGAAGCGATACATTTTCACTCACTGAGTGAAAACAATGTCATTAAAGACAATATTATCGCCGGCAATATCGAAGATGTCGTTAACGACAGCAGAGGAAGCAGATCGAACGAAAACGAGATAGCAGGCAACTATTGGGATAAATACGAAGGATTTGATAAAAACGGCGACAATATCGGAGATACTCCGCATAAGGTCTACCAGTATGCAGATCAGCTTTGGGTCTATAATCCCAGCGTAAAATTCTTTTATGGTTCACCGGTGATTTCATTATTGAATTTCTTGGCAAAACTGGCTCCGTTTACTAAACCGCTCTTTTTGCTTGAAGATAAAAAACCAATAGTTAGAGTAGGAGGATAA
- a CDS encoding cytochrome C has protein sequence MNPSLKKARIFATLALIILTISFTFPMIAFHGTLNKVDAGKGDQVSSLSIAVWNLYSKGRYQSQATPKEADNDLVKMIETESEIGVPSLPIWAVSLEAPNYPKEAFPEGIPVYFHFDGYSGEVHEMNTINHYVGMDPMWVGGHIERAIGIYALLLVSLGMIYFIAYNKKILSYIMLIPTILPILFVADYSYWLYWFGHNLHDWGAFKIKPFMPTVFGDGKIAQFTTHSYPTIGFYALLVVGILSLLAFFAKQKALREAEQ, from the coding sequence ATGAATCCAAGTCTAAAAAAAGCAAGAATATTTGCGACGTTAGCCTTAATTATTTTAACAATATCGTTTACTTTTCCAATGATCGCATTTCATGGAACATTAAATAAAGTCGATGCAGGAAAGGGTGATCAGGTGTCATCTCTTTCTATAGCCGTATGGAATCTATACAGCAAAGGCAGATATCAAAGCCAAGCGACACCTAAAGAAGCCGATAACGACTTAGTGAAGATGATCGAAACAGAATCAGAGATAGGCGTTCCCTCTTTACCTATCTGGGCAGTTTCTCTTGAAGCACCGAACTATCCTAAAGAAGCTTTCCCGGAAGGAATCCCGGTATATTTTCACTTTGACGGATACAGCGGAGAGGTTCATGAGATGAATACGATCAACCATTATGTCGGTATGGATCCGATGTGGGTCGGCGGACATATTGAAAGAGCGATCGGTATCTATGCACTGCTGCTTGTGAGTTTGGGAATGATCTATTTCATAGCATACAACAAAAAGATACTCAGCTATATCATGCTTATACCGACCATATTGCCGATCCTTTTTGTGGCCGATTACTCATACTGGCTGTATTGGTTCGGACATAACCTGCATGACTGGGGAGCGTTTAAGATCAAACCTTTTATGCCGACGGTTTTCGGAGACGGTAAGATAGCCCAGTTTACTACCCATTCATATCCTACGATAGGTTTTTACGCATTGCTTGTTGTCGGTATATTAAGCCTGCTTGCTTTCTTTGCAAAACAAAAAGCATTAAGAGAAGCAGAGCAGTAA
- a CDS encoding Crp/Fnr family transcriptional regulator, with product MSILKAIESLDFFAALSSEDIQKLASFSTLHDYNKGYLLYYEKEQSKELLFLTKGLAKAYKIDKHENDIFLYYIHENSLISRISDIKSETILSFSNITLLEDSQILGVDYKRFKEEFLHNNVLCFEFINEMISRSKKLEFLIDREFIFDSVSKVAMMLNTDLDMFNKLKRHEVSLVLHIQPATLSRILNRLKRNKIIDIIHGRVIVLDSSGLEAIYKE from the coding sequence GTGTCTATATTAAAAGCTATAGAATCATTGGACTTTTTTGCTGCCCTTAGCAGTGAAGATATCCAAAAATTAGCTAGCTTTTCCACCCTGCATGATTACAATAAAGGTTATCTTCTTTATTATGAAAAGGAGCAAAGCAAAGAGCTTCTTTTCTTGACCAAAGGTCTGGCTAAAGCATATAAGATAGATAAGCATGAAAACGATATATTCCTATACTATATACATGAGAATTCGCTTATATCAAGAATCTCGGATATAAAAAGCGAAACGATCCTCTCTTTTTCCAATATAACTCTTTTGGAAGATTCACAGATACTCGGCGTAGACTATAAACGCTTCAAAGAGGAGTTTTTACATAACAACGTACTATGTTTTGAGTTTATAAATGAAATGATTTCCAGGTCGAAAAAACTGGAGTTTCTAATCGACAGAGAGTTTATTTTTGATTCCGTATCAAAGGTTGCCATGATGTTAAATACGGACCTTGATATGTTTAACAAATTAAAAAGGCATGAAGTTTCTCTTGTCCTGCATATTCAGCCCGCTACGCTTTCACGCATATTAAATAGATTAAAACGCAATAAGATAATCGATATTATCCATGGAAGGGTCATTGTATTGGATTCTTCAGGTTTAGAAGCGATATATAAGGAATGA
- a CDS encoding CNNM domain-containing protein: protein MELLVLFFVFSISVSFICSVLESVLLSVNIPYIAVLEKHRPRSGGLLRMHKEHINKSIAAILIINTVANTLGAAAVGAQASKVFGSDAVVLISIFLTFAILFFSEIIPKTIGAVYYKQLAPASAHIIKFFIFLTYPVILLTLFITNKISKNRKNLNGLSKEELLQSTLLSENQGVLDEQESDAIENILKLDEIKVKEILTPRSVVFALDEDMLLKDVIAAKKEIFQFSRIPIYKGSFENVTGIVLTKNIFKQVLEDDNVKIGSIKKDIFSINKNLPVSIALDLFISKKEHMFLVKDQYDQNDGIVTLEDCIETILGVEIVDESDLNDDMRELAKIKMRIKRKTVQ, encoded by the coding sequence GTGGAACTGTTAGTACTCTTTTTCGTTTTTTCTATCAGCGTTTCTTTCATATGTTCCGTTTTGGAATCGGTATTGTTATCGGTAAATATTCCCTACATCGCCGTACTTGAAAAACACAGACCGCGTTCGGGCGGCCTCTTGCGTATGCATAAAGAGCACATAAACAAATCGATTGCGGCGATATTGATAATAAACACGGTTGCCAATACTTTGGGTGCCGCGGCGGTCGGAGCACAGGCTTCAAAAGTGTTCGGGAGCGACGCGGTCGTGCTGATTTCTATCTTCTTGACCTTTGCTATCCTGTTTTTTTCCGAGATCATTCCAAAGACCATAGGCGCCGTATATTACAAGCAGCTTGCACCGGCTTCCGCACATATTATAAAGTTTTTTATATTCTTGACGTATCCCGTTATATTGCTGACGCTTTTTATCACGAACAAGATATCTAAAAACAGAAAAAATCTTAATGGACTGAGTAAAGAGGAACTGCTTCAAAGTACGCTTTTGAGTGAAAATCAGGGTGTTTTGGACGAACAGGAATCGGACGCGATCGAAAATATCCTGAAGCTCGACGAGATAAAAGTAAAAGAGATACTGACACCAAGAAGCGTCGTGTTCGCACTTGATGAAGATATGCTGTTAAAAGACGTGATCGCTGCTAAAAAAGAGATATTTCAGTTCTCCAGAATACCTATATATAAAGGCAGTTTTGAAAATGTGACGGGTATTGTATTGACCAAGAACATATTCAAGCAGGTGCTTGAAGACGATAATGTAAAGATAGGTTCTATAAAAAAAGATATCTTTTCTATCAATAAAAATCTGCCCGTATCCATAGCGCTGGATCTGTTCATCTCGAAAAAAGAGCATATGTTTTTGGTAAAGGATCAGTATGACCAAAATGACGGGATCGTCACATTGGAAGACTGTATAGAGACTATTCTCGGCGTCGAAATAGTAGATGAAAGCGACTTAAACGACGATATGAGAGAATTGGCAAAAATTAAGATGAGAATAAAAAGAAAAACGGTACAATGA
- the nosZ gene encoding Sec-dependent nitrous-oxide reductase, with amino-acid sequence MDKYLSKLSMLVLGTSLAATVASANGGELEKVMKARGLTENDVIHAAKTYNPTGGRDEFMVFSSGGQCGQVIVYGVPSMRILKYIAVFTPEPWQGYGYDDDSLKILREGNIRGKEINWGDTHHPALSETDGKYDGKWLAINDKANPRVAIIDLNDFETKQIVVNPVFKSEHGGAFFTPNSEYILEACQYAAPFDNNYHPIEDYKETYRGGVTLWKFDHKKGRIIPKDSFTLELPPYMQDLSDAGKGVSYGWGFTNSFNTEMYTGGIEVGMPPNEAGMSRNDTDFMHVYNWKKLAQLVKNKKNYKMINGMRVIPMSVAVANNALFLIPEPKSPHGVDVSPDGEYIVVCGKLDTHASVFQWSKIKKLIDNKEYAGRDPYGIPILDMKKSLHGQAELGLGPLHNQYGKDWKDGEIYTSLYVDSQIVKWNYKTLKVVDKVNVHYNVGHLCGMEGKSADPQGKYIISLNKLAIDRFDPVGPLHPQNHQLIDISGKKMDLLVDMPLPLGEPHQAVAIRLSKLHPEVRYQMGIDPKTGKQHVGKTLAGQEKIVRKGKHVYIYGTLVRSHINPERVTVNKGDTVTFYLTNLERAEDETHGFTVDDYNIHASLEPGETVAMTFKADLEGVFPYYCTEFCSALHLEMMGYMMVKDPNKKYVSAQKLKMKTMTKAQLKAEYDKAVAVNSATDAVIQSVVKFLKENHFEKHATVKNLVTDALDQYGKIPAQKKQSDAAVKKGDYEKAVLFENMIWQYMVKTADVGIRAKDLLVKEVATKQSPAAAEGERAFGEGGCGGCHVIGKVSSGPDLTGVLQRHENGEKWVKDFVMNPASKYTDPYVKSMIDYFNLKMPNQHMNEKEVKNIIEYLKWVDQNANLF; translated from the coding sequence ATGGACAAGTATTTAAGTAAGCTTTCCATGCTTGTTTTAGGTACTTCGCTTGCTGCGACGGTTGCGTCTGCAAACGGTGGGGAACTTGAAAAAGTAATGAAAGCTAGAGGCTTAACGGAAAACGATGTTATTCATGCTGCTAAAACCTACAATCCAACGGGGGGCAGAGATGAATTTATGGTATTTAGTTCTGGCGGGCAGTGTGGACAAGTCATAGTCTATGGCGTACCGTCAATGAGAATCTTAAAATACATCGCTGTATTTACACCGGAACCATGGCAGGGGTATGGTTATGATGACGACAGCTTGAAAATTTTAAGAGAGGGAAATATCAGAGGCAAAGAGATCAACTGGGGAGATACACACCACCCTGCGCTTTCTGAAACAGATGGTAAATACGACGGTAAATGGTTAGCGATCAATGATAAAGCAAACCCTAGGGTCGCAATCATCGATCTTAATGATTTCGAAACAAAACAAATCGTGGTCAACCCTGTATTTAAATCTGAGCACGGTGGAGCATTCTTTACTCCAAACAGTGAATATATCCTAGAAGCGTGTCAATATGCTGCGCCGTTTGATAATAACTATCACCCGATAGAAGATTATAAAGAAACATATCGCGGCGGTGTTACACTATGGAAGTTCGATCATAAAAAAGGAAGAATCATTCCAAAAGATTCTTTTACTCTTGAACTACCTCCATATATGCAAGATCTAAGTGATGCTGGTAAAGGCGTGTCTTACGGCTGGGGCTTTACAAACTCATTTAATACTGAAATGTATACAGGTGGGATCGAAGTAGGTATGCCGCCGAACGAAGCGGGTATGAGTAGAAATGATACCGACTTTATGCATGTTTATAACTGGAAAAAACTTGCACAACTTGTAAAAAACAAGAAAAACTATAAAATGATCAACGGAATGAGAGTTATTCCTATGAGCGTAGCTGTTGCGAACAATGCTCTTTTCTTGATCCCTGAACCAAAATCACCGCACGGTGTGGATGTGTCTCCGGACGGCGAATACATCGTAGTATGTGGGAAACTAGATACTCATGCATCTGTATTCCAATGGAGCAAAATCAAAAAACTTATCGACAATAAAGAATATGCAGGAAGAGATCCTTACGGTATTCCTATCCTAGATATGAAAAAATCTTTACATGGACAAGCTGAACTAGGTCTTGGGCCATTACATAACCAATATGGTAAAGATTGGAAAGACGGTGAGATCTATACTTCTTTATATGTTGACAGCCAAATCGTAAAATGGAACTATAAAACATTAAAAGTGGTAGATAAAGTAAACGTTCACTACAACGTTGGTCACCTTTGTGGTATGGAAGGCAAATCAGCTGATCCTCAAGGTAAATACATTATCTCATTGAACAAACTGGCTATCGACAGATTCGATCCGGTAGGTCCTTTACATCCGCAAAATCACCAGTTGATTGATATCAGCGGTAAGAAAATGGATCTTTTGGTAGATATGCCGTTACCTCTTGGAGAACCTCACCAAGCAGTTGCGATCAGATTGAGTAAACTTCATCCTGAAGTAAGATACCAAATGGGTATAGATCCTAAAACAGGAAAACAACACGTTGGTAAAACTTTGGCAGGTCAAGAAAAAATCGTAAGAAAAGGCAAACATGTCTATATCTACGGAACACTTGTCAGATCTCATATCAATCCTGAGAGAGTTACTGTTAACAAAGGCGATACTGTTACTTTCTACTTGACAAACCTAGAACGTGCTGAAGATGAAACTCACGGCTTTACAGTTGATGATTACAATATCCATGCATCTTTAGAGCCGGGTGAAACGGTAGCAATGACATTTAAAGCTGACTTGGAAGGTGTATTCCCGTACTACTGTACAGAGTTCTGTTCAGCACTACACTTAGAGATGATGGGTTACATGATGGTTAAAGATCCTAACAAAAAATATGTTAGTGCTCAAAAACTAAAAATGAAAACAATGACTAAAGCACAGCTAAAAGCTGAGTATGACAAAGCAGTTGCTGTAAACAGTGCTACTGACGCTGTTATTCAAAGTGTTGTTAAATTCTTAAAAGAAAACCACTTCGAAAAACATGCAACGGTTAAAAACCTTGTGACGGATGCTCTTGATCAATACGGAAAAATTCCTGCGCAAAAGAAACAATCTGATGCAGCAGTGAAAAAAGGCGATTATGAAAAAGCGGTTCTTTTTGAAAACATGATCTGGCAATATATGGTTAAAACAGCCGATGTTGGAATCAGAGCAAAAGACCTGCTTGTAAAAGAAGTTGCTACTAAACAATCTCCTGCTGCTGCAGAAGGGGAAAGAGCATTTGGCGAAGGCGGATGTGGCGGATGTCACGTAATCGGTAAAGTTTCATCCGGTCCGGACTTAACAGGTGTTCTACAAAGACATGAAAACGGTGAAAAATGGGTTAAGGATTTCGTTATGAATCCGGCGTCTAAATATACTGATCCGTATGTAAAAAGTATGATTGATTATTTCAACTTGAAAATGCCTAATCAACATATGAACGAAAAAGAAGTCAAAAATATTATTGAATACCTAAAATGGGTAGATCAAAATGCAAACCTATTCTAA
- the lepA gene encoding translation elongation factor 4, translating to MKNIRNFSIIAHIDHGKSTLADRIIQECGAVSERELTKQMMDTMDIEQERGITIKAQSVRLDYVKDGQHYVLNLIDTPGHVDFSYEVSKSLASSDGALLIVDAAQGVEAQTIANVYMALENNLEIIPVINKIDLPAAEPERVAEEIEATIGIDATDALLVSAKSGIGIRALLDAIVDRVPEPVGDPDATTKAIIYDSWFDSYLGALALVRVFDGSIKKGQLVKLMSNGEEHHVLDLMYPHPLKRQKTSSIESGEIGIVVLGLKDVSVINVGDTITDAKNPTKEPALKYEPAKPFVFAGLYPIDTDKFEDLREALDKLRLNDSSLSYEPETSVALGFGFRVGFLGMLHMEVVKERLEREFDIELIATAPSVIYNVYMTNGEMVEVQNPSELPEPNYIDHIEEPYVKATVITPADYLGNIITLLVSKRGIQDKMSYINEDRVLLEYSIPMNEIVVDFYDKLKSISKGYASFDYDPSGFKEGDLVKLDVRVAGDVVDALSVIVPRSSAESRGRVLVKNMKEIIPRQLFEVAVQASIGNRVIARETVKSMGKNVTAKCYGGDITRKRKLLEKQKAGKKRMKAIGKVQLPQEAFMSVLKMD from the coding sequence ATGAAAAACATTAGAAATTTTTCTATTATCGCACATATCGACCATGGTAAAAGCACGCTTGCGGACCGTATTATTCAAGAGTGCGGAGCTGTAAGCGAACGTGAACTGACAAAACAGATGATGGACACGATGGACATAGAACAAGAACGCGGCATAACCATAAAAGCACAGTCTGTCAGACTCGACTATGTCAAAGACGGTCAGCATTATGTACTCAATCTCATCGACACTCCGGGCCACGTCGACTTCTCCTATGAAGTCAGCAAGTCTCTTGCATCAAGCGACGGAGCTCTGCTTATCGTCGATGCGGCACAAGGCGTCGAAGCACAGACTATCGCCAACGTCTATATGGCGCTTGAGAACAACCTTGAGATCATTCCCGTCATCAACAAAATCGACCTCCCCGCAGCAGAACCCGAACGCGTTGCAGAAGAGATAGAAGCTACGATAGGCATCGATGCGACCGACGCACTTTTGGTATCGGCAAAAAGCGGTATCGGTATCCGAGCACTTCTTGATGCTATCGTCGACCGTGTCCCTGAACCGGTCGGCGATCCCGATGCCACGACAAAAGCGATCATCTACGACTCTTGGTTCGATTCTTATTTAGGAGCTCTGGCACTTGTTCGCGTGTTTGACGGTTCTATAAAAAAAGGCCAGCTCGTCAAACTCATGAGCAACGGCGAAGAGCATCATGTATTAGACCTGATGTATCCGCATCCGCTAAAACGCCAAAAGACTTCATCTATCGAGAGCGGAGAGATAGGTATCGTCGTCTTGGGACTTAAAGATGTAAGCGTCATCAACGTCGGCGATACCATCACTGATGCCAAAAATCCGACGAAGGAACCTGCTTTAAAATACGAACCTGCAAAACCGTTTGTATTTGCGGGACTCTACCCGATAGATACGGACAAGTTCGAAGATCTGCGCGAAGCTCTTGACAAATTGCGTCTCAATGACAGTTCTCTCTCATATGAACCGGAGACGTCTGTGGCACTGGGATTCGGTTTCCGTGTCGGATTTTTGGGAATGCTTCATATGGAGGTCGTCAAAGAGAGACTGGAGCGTGAATTTGATATCGAACTGATCGCTACTGCTCCCTCTGTTATCTATAACGTCTATATGACCAACGGTGAAATGGTAGAAGTACAAAATCCTTCGGAACTCCCGGAACCGAACTATATAGACCATATCGAAGAACCGTATGTAAAAGCGACTGTCATCACGCCTGCGGATTATCTTGGAAATATCATCACACTTCTGGTCTCCAAGCGCGGTATTCAAGACAAGATGAGCTACATCAACGAAGATCGCGTACTATTGGAGTATTCGATCCCGATGAACGAAATAGTCGTGGACTTTTACGATAAGCTCAAATCGATCTCGAAAGGGTATGCGAGTTTCGATTACGATCCAAGCGGTTTTAAAGAGGGGGATCTTGTCAAACTCGATGTAAGGGTCGCAGGTGACGTAGTCGATGCACTCTCCGTTATCGTTCCTAGAAGTTCGGCGGAATCCCGTGGGCGCGTTTTGGTCAAAAATATGAAAGAGATCATCCCGCGCCAGCTTTTTGAAGTTGCCGTCCAGGCATCGATCGGCAACCGTGTCATTGCCCGCGAAACCGTGAAAAGTATGGGCAAAAACGTTACCGCCAAATGTTACGGAGGAGACATTACCCGTAAACGCAAACTTTTAGAAAAACAAAAGGCGGGTAAAAAACGTATGAAAGCCATCGGTAAAGTTCAGCTTCCGCAAGAAGCTTTTATGTCAGTTCTTAAAATGGATTAA
- a CDS encoding ribose-phosphate pyrophosphokinase, producing MRGYKIFAGTSSVEFAKEVCETLDVPLAKAEIKRFSDGEISVQISESVRGRDVFIIQSTGSPSNDNLMELLIMTDALRRSSASSITAVVPYFGYARQDRKAAPRVPITARLVANMYETAGIDRVVTIDLHAGQIQGFFDIPVDNLYGSIIFKEYIKSKHLKNPVIASPDIGGVARARYFAQKIGLEMVIVDKRREKANVAEVMNIIGDVKGKDVIMIDDMVDTAGTMVKAAAALKKNGATSVMACATHAVLSGKAYENLDGGELDELIVSNTLVSKPNDKIKVLTVAPLFAEVIRRVYHNESVNSLFI from the coding sequence ATGCGCGGTTACAAGATATTTGCTGGCACGTCTAGCGTCGAATTTGCCAAGGAGGTATGCGAAACACTTGATGTTCCGTTGGCAAAAGCGGAAATCAAACGTTTTAGTGATGGGGAGATATCGGTTCAGATATCCGAGAGTGTTCGCGGACGCGATGTATTTATCATCCAGTCAACGGGTTCACCTTCGAACGACAATCTGATGGAGCTTTTGATCATGACGGATGCTCTTCGCCGCTCAAGCGCGAGCAGTATCACGGCTGTCGTACCCTACTTCGGATATGCCCGTCAAGACAGAAAAGCAGCTCCCCGTGTTCCCATCACGGCACGTCTGGTTGCCAACATGTATGAGACTGCGGGAATAGACAGGGTCGTGACGATCGATCTTCATGCCGGACAGATCCAGGGCTTTTTCGATATTCCTGTTGACAACCTTTACGGTTCTATCATCTTTAAAGAGTACATCAAATCAAAACACCTGAAAAACCCCGTTATCGCTTCGCCTGATATCGGAGGTGTTGCAAGAGCCAGATATTTTGCGCAAAAGATAGGTCTTGAAATGGTTATCGTCGATAAACGCCGTGAAAAAGCAAACGTCGCAGAGGTTATGAACATCATCGGCGACGTCAAAGGCAAAGACGTGATCATGATAGATGATATGGTCGATACGGCGGGAACGATGGTCAAAGCTGCCGCAGCACTCAAGAAAAACGGTGCTACTTCGGTAATGGCGTGTGCTACTCACGCGGTCTTGAGCGGCAAAGCCTACGAAAACCTTGACGGCGGAGAACTGGACGAGCTTATCGTCTCGAATACTCTTGTTTCAAAACCAAACGACAAGATAAAAGTACTCACGGTCGCTCCGCTTTTTGCCGAAGTCATCCGTCGCGTATATCACAATGAAAGTGTAAATTCACTGTTTATATAA
- a CDS encoding 4Fe-4S dicluster domain-containing protein: MQKVQTDRREFVKYSTLGVLGLVLGGGIVFSPYVARAENRLRPPGAVAENKFLALCIKCGQCLQVCPYHAIKLSDAVQGHGVGTPYIDANVRACFACEAVPCVLACPSGALDHHCEKPEDIKMGIAVLEFPDTCLGIKKTPVPKGYNDEIKAFTDSVRHKNPLEVKLLERIDGFEGKSCTLCATICPIPNPLTAIAMVPDSGGGQRPEIYDGCIGCGACQEICPTTIPSIAVKPRMTYEEYYKKDKVRS; the protein is encoded by the coding sequence ATGCAAAAAGTACAGACGGACAGAAGAGAATTTGTAAAATATTCCACACTTGGAGTATTAGGACTTGTTCTCGGCGGCGGAATCGTATTTAGTCCGTATGTTGCACGGGCCGAGAATAGGCTAAGACCGCCGGGTGCAGTAGCTGAAAACAAATTTCTGGCTTTATGTATAAAATGCGGTCAGTGTCTACAGGTCTGCCCGTATCATGCTATAAAATTATCAGATGCCGTACAAGGGCATGGAGTCGGTACGCCTTACATCGATGCGAACGTAAGGGCCTGTTTTGCTTGTGAAGCCGTTCCTTGTGTCTTGGCTTGTCCGAGCGGCGCATTGGATCATCATTGTGAAAAACCTGAAGATATAAAGATGGGGATCGCCGTACTGGAGTTTCCCGATACCTGTTTAGGTATAAAAAAGACACCTGTTCCTAAGGGGTATAATGACGAGATCAAAGCTTTTACGGATTCTGTGAGACACAAAAATCCGTTGGAAGTAAAACTGCTCGAAAGAATAGACGGATTTGAAGGTAAAAGCTGTACGCTGTGTGCCACCATATGTCCGATTCCAAATCCGCTGACGGCAATCGCCATGGTTCCCGATAGCGGCGGCGGACAGCGTCCGGAAATCTATGACGGATGTATAGGATGCGGGGCATGTCAAGAGATCTGCCCGACGACTATTCCTTCTATAGCGGTAAAACCGAGAATGACTTATGAAGAGTATTATAAAAAAGATAAAGTAAGGAGTTAA